From a single Nocardioides panacis genomic region:
- a CDS encoding AraC family transcriptional regulator, translated as MIADAYLPSCVDPLGTGPLALRLDALRLDSATVGLVSFGTQTRLLTAEATDYHVNLPVRGGVVSRMGRGAETSAVPGRATVFMPGYPADIVWGADSLQLCLKIPAQTVVEELEQLLGRSVSKPLVFESEMDLSTPTARGWRASLEVVRTELTEGPGLASQRRVARQLERLVVDGLLLGQPHNYSEALDRGTWRPSSGPVARARQLLEEQPEEAWSTSSLAVRVHVSVRSLQEGFARDLGLPPMKYLQQVRLRRARDLLREASSAQTTVARVASGLGVSHLGRFAAAYRLVFGESPSETLRRE; from the coding sequence ATGATCGCGGACGCGTACCTCCCCAGCTGCGTCGACCCCCTGGGCACCGGGCCGCTCGCGCTCCGTCTGGACGCGCTGCGGCTCGACTCGGCCACGGTCGGTCTCGTCTCCTTCGGCACCCAGACGCGGCTGCTCACGGCCGAGGCGACCGACTACCACGTCAACCTGCCTGTTCGAGGTGGGGTGGTGAGCCGCATGGGCAGGGGTGCCGAGACCTCCGCAGTCCCTGGCCGGGCCACCGTCTTCATGCCCGGGTATCCAGCCGACATCGTGTGGGGCGCGGACAGCCTGCAGCTGTGCCTGAAGATTCCCGCGCAGACGGTCGTGGAGGAGCTCGAGCAGCTCCTCGGCCGCTCCGTCTCGAAGCCGTTGGTGTTCGAGAGCGAGATGGACCTGTCCACTCCCACGGCACGCGGGTGGCGTGCCTCGCTGGAGGTGGTGCGGACCGAGCTCACGGAGGGGCCGGGGCTGGCCTCTCAGAGGCGCGTGGCCAGGCAGCTGGAGAGGCTGGTGGTCGACGGGCTCCTTCTCGGACAACCGCACAACTACAGCGAGGCTCTGGACCGGGGAACGTGGCGCCCTTCGTCGGGACCGGTGGCGCGGGCACGACAGCTGTTGGAGGAGCAGCCTGAGGAAGCCTGGTCGACGTCGTCGCTCGCAGTCCGCGTGCATGTCAGCGTGCGGTCTCTTCAGGAGGGGTTCGCGCGGGACCTCGGCCTGCCACCCATGAAGTACCTGCAACAGGTCCGGCTGCGCCGGGCCCGCGACCTGCTGCGCGAGGCCTCCTCTGCCCAGACGACGGTCGCGAGGGTGGCCTCCGGACTGGGCGTGTCCCACCTGGGACGCTTTGCCGCTGCCTACCGGCTCGTGTTCGGCGAGTCTCCGTCGGAGACCCTGCGACGCGAATGA